From the genome of Eublepharis macularius isolate TG4126 chromosome 4, MPM_Emac_v1.0, whole genome shotgun sequence:
ttatcctcacaacattcctgtgaggtaggttaagctgggagggtgtgactggcccaaggtcagccagcaagcttccatggcagagtggggatttgaacctggttctcccagagccTCAACCAGGAATAtcaccaccacatcacactggctctacCAACAGCAATATATTCATTCAGCACTTCCAGCCTTCTAACTTTCTCACATTCTTTGTGCTTTGCAAAACAGGCTAGTATTTATCAGCCCCATTTTTTGCAACTTGGAGGCCACCAAGTGAGATGTGGCAGAGacaacggctgattccgcacacgttggataatgcactttcaatgcactttagcaatcatctggaagtggattttttgtttcacgcacgaaaaattcagttccaaatgatctctaaagaggattggaagtgcattatccaacgtgtgcggaatcagccaatatcaCAGCTCAGTCATCTGCTTAGCATGGAATAAATAATATCCTCCTCAAGGTGTTTCTCTCACCAGTCCGGGCACGACTCTCCTGTCCAGATGATTTCTCAGTCGATGCGCCTCTCCTTCCCCACTCACTGATGCACTGGTGGTTTTCGTGGATCCTTCCTCACGACCCCAAAAccttctttaaaaatgaaaacaagagaTTCTCAGTCacctgatggtggagagtgccctcaagtcatagctgatttatggcaacccctagtggggttttcaagacaagagactaacataggtggtttgccattgcctgcctctgcaaccctggtgttgGTTGGAGGATTCTCATCCCATTGTTAACCAATGTCGACCCTGCTTAGGTCCTGagacctgacgagatcaggctcgctGGGTTATCCAGACCAAGGCTCTGTCACCTACCCCGTGATAAGGATGCCTCAAAAACAGAACCCACGCGCTCTGCAGTCCACCTTTGCAATCACTTAAGTGGATGGGGATTCGGAAGGAAAACGCATTTGATAGGAATACGTGGAGGGGAACCCAGAATTGTAGTTTTATTTACCGGCCTGATCGTGAGTGCAACAGAGGAGTTAAAAGAGCATTAAACTGGCGCTAATCCGAATTAAGCGATGTTACCGATGCGCCCTCCTCGAACCACTAGCTAACGAAAGGATTTCGACTgggtgtttgggggaggggaggaactacAAAAACCTTGCAGACTTTCtccttgttgttttttaaaaggcgGCTTTCCCTTTGTTTTCCGCTTCCCATCATGTGATCGAAGCACGAGCCGGACCGCCGGCGAGCCCAAGCCCTACCAAGCCGCTGCTGGAGCGCATGGATGGATTTTGCGGCGAGCGATTCTCGTTGGGCACGGGCGGAAGGAACAGGGAAATTTACACCGGCTGCTGCAATGGAAAGCCCCtcctttgccaaaaaaaaaaagcgtCCTCCAGAAAAGGGCTTGTGGGTTGCAAAGCTTTCGATCTGACGATTCGTATTCTCGTAGAAGAAAATCCCGACGAGGCCAGTGGGGCTTTTCCAGTTCTGCGCTTTTACACTGATAAAGGTTTCAGCAGCCCCCGTGGTAGGCACAAGAACACTTTCATCCCTTGCCTTCGAGCTTTGCCGTCCCTGTTTTTCACTGACTACTGCAAGCTCATCGGGGCAGGGACTTCTAACACCGAGCGGACATCTGGTACTGGCCTGATACGCTGCAATAGTTATTTATCCAAAATGTCTCAGCCCGAAGTTCCAAAAGAAATCGCCTTTGGCCGATGATTAAAACCATTCTATTAAAAAGTTAAACATTAAAAGCTAAAGCAATATACTGGTCAATAAATCATCAGATAAAGATAATTGGAacggtgcggggggggggggcaggtcaaGGATAAAAAACGCCCAAACCTGGACAGATGATACTTTCAGCCCGGTGCCCTAAACTAGCCAGTAGCTATAGCACAGGAGTTTCTACGGCTGGGGAGAAACCACCAAGGGGGCCTCATTCTTGCTAATCATTCACTTTTCCTAACAGGAAGAGCCACTCTCACTCCACCCTTTCTCGTGGGAAGAAGATTCTGCCTGGAAAGCTCACGTTTTCCAGAGATCAGAGATACAATCCTGGAACCTCTGACCCCATACCTAAGGTTGCTATCTCCAGgctgtgaaattcctagagattgcgGGGAGCAGCCTAGGGTGGGtagttttggggaggggacttcagtggggtataatgctatagagcccaCTCCAACACAgccagttttctccaggggaactgatctctatggcctggagttccgttgtaattctagaagacctctagccactacctggaggttggcaactctactgtgcCTCCCACACACACATTAGGTAATATGTTTGAGGATCACTTGCTCTTTCTTTTCTTAAATCCAACAACTGCTCTCTAATAATCTCCTACTCGATCTAGCTCCAATGTGGCCAccctctcttctccccacccccagccttccagCAGGAGATGATTCTGGATTGAACTGTGGACGCACCTCCACACTCTCTGAAAGGAAGAAGGGCACAGCTGGAAAAGGATAGTTCAGTAACACACCTTCCCAAGATCCCATTGTGCTTTAAGAAATAAAGGGTACTTGGATCTACTGGTCAGAGCAATAGATCTACTGGTGAAAGCAGAAGGCATTTGGGAGTTCCTCAAATGTCTGAAGAAATACTGTGGAAAAGTGGTAAAAGAACAATGAGTTGTAAAATGGCTGATTTTATACTTAAAAGCTACAATGTGTAAATTGATGaaatcgttttttaaaaaataaaacctcaTCTACATTCTCTCCCAACCTGGCAACATTAACACAACTTGCTTAACATGAGAACTAAAGAGAGCTTTTCAAAGTTTTATATAAAATGCCCTTGGAAGGGCATTTTAGAAGAATACACTATTCTTTATATACTGTCCTGTTTAGAGTTTAGGAAAGTTATTTGGCACTTATGCATGGACATTTTATATTTACTGTGGTGCCCACTTTTCCTCCTTACCTGTAGCTTGGATGTCTTGCTGGAACTGTGGAAAGGCAGTGTTGTTTAGTAGTTATGGAACCAGTCTTTAGACTGGGTTTATTTCCTGATTGTACAAAACTTTGAGGTGCTTAAAACACCTTACAACTTACCTTCCAGAGCACAGCCTCCCTGGTTGTTTAACGGACAGCCATCTCCCGCCCTGCCCCAGGCTATTCACACTATCACTGGTCCTCATGTTCACAGTTTGAATAGCCTGGGGCAGGCTAGTTTTTAAGAGCATTGGGCTAGGATGGGTGACCTAGATTCAGATCCCCACCTGACTACAAAACTCCATAGGTGATCTTGGGCAAGTCACCATCTAGTTATATAGTCCacttttatccctcccttcatcCAATGAGCTCAAAGTGGCAGACTTGAGCTCATTGgatgaagggagggataaaagtAGGTCAGGCAAAAGAGAGAACATGATCCCAAAGGTCACACAGTGAACGTCCATGCAGAGTGGAGATTTTAATCTGTGGCACTCTGCCATCTGAACACAATGTTCCTCCTCTTCCAGGGCTGGCCCAATGGCCAGGCAAACCAGAGGGagggctgccttatactgagccagaaTACTGCCCTATCTAGCCTATGtgatagagagtgccctcaagtaatCGCTGAATTATGgtggggtgttcatggcaagagactatcagaggtggtttgctattgcctgcctctgcaaccctggtcttcactggaggtctcccctccaattactaacccaagggtgaccctgcttagcttctaagatgtgacaagatcaggctcacctgggctatccaagtcaggtcaGAGTTGCCAATAACCTGGAGAAAAGAATGACCTGTTGTTTTAACAGAGGATCAATGAGGTGATTTCTCATTTTTCTCTCTACTGAATGGGATGCACCAAAATCATAGTTCACCTAGGACACAAAAATCCTTGGGCCGGTGACTACGATGACCCTCCTTTCTGCTGTGGTGGATTTTGTTCCCGTCTAACTGTTTCTGATTGCAGACACTGTGTCTTAATTAGGGTTGCGATTTACCTGCTGCCAGTGGGAGACCTCCCCTCAGCCCTTCCAGCAGGGGTGGCATTAAAAAACGGAGGGGGGCAAGCACCAGCATCCTGAAGCAATGGCATCAATTCCAACGTGACTGGAAACGATGGCATGGCATTGCCAATGATGCTCTAGTACTCAGTTAAAACTATGGCTAAACCATAGACCTTTTGGCTGAATGCTACAGCATTGCTGGCAGCACAGTATTGTCACTTCcagttagggttaccagttccCTGGTGGGAGCGGAGGACCCCCTGCTCCTACCctggcctgtggggggggggaggtgtgggaaCGGACCTCCCAGACGCACGCCTGGGGcagtgcaacatcacttcctggggaagtgatgtcatcaaccggcccactgcagagcgcatGCACTCTTGCGCCTGCATGATGATGCTTTGCGTTCACATGAGGGACACagaggtgagtgccaggtaccctccctccagccgggaggataaggggaccagGTAACTCTACTTCCGGTcctaccagaagtgatatcactgtgtTGCATGAGCAGGGCCGGtgcacccatagaggccaggtaggtggtggcctcaggtgcaaggccctggagaggcgccggagggggtgtcgggggcggaggcgtgcgccacggagctggcgtggctggcccacagctgctgcagccagctagcctcatgccgctgccgctgctgccacatgccccagcttgcactgcgcgatgacatcacatgatgatgtcatcacacagtccatggCACGCGCGGGAGGGGGGTTGCCGCAGGTGCCAGAGACCCTGTCGCCGGCAGTGTGCATGAGCCATCATTCTGTCACTGGTGATGTCAAAATGTCTCCAGGAAGGCCCCCACGCACCCATGGGTTAGTCTCCTGCCAGAGACAGGTgatgatctggcaaccctagccgtaATGAATTGCAGTGGTTGTTTATGGCAGCTTTGCCACAGTTTGTAACAATCTTTTGCAGGATTCAAGAGTGTGGTGTGGTagccctctccccctctcccacacACTGTCCTGCTTTCCAATTAAAATTTTTGTcttaagccctgctctctgtatCCCTGCAGCAACCAGAGATGAGATGTTCTCAGTGGTACCTTTGGAACGCTTGGACAGACAGTGCGGTGGAGAGGTTATCATGACAGAGTAAGTCTGAGGAGAAGtgtgttcaaatctccactgtcaCAAACgtatctgggtgaccttgggcaagtcgcTTGGACCTAACCTAGGGAAGCCAACTGTCTCTATAATAGAAGTTTAATGGGGTGTTACCTACTAGACtatgttatttacctctgtgccCTGATAAGTTTCAACTGCCTATTTACATACTTCAATCCTCTGTTAAAGAGAGAGGTCATTTTTTTCTCCACACCTGTTGGTAACCATGGCCTAACTACGTTACACCATTTAATTCTAAGGTCCACCCTTAAACTACATGTGGACTGTGAATTAGGTGTTTGGATCTCCCAACAGTTTCTGAAACCAGTTCCCAAACTTGTGGGAGTCCAATTTAGATCATAATCATAGCTTGCAGAGAAAGGATTTAACCCTCCCAGCATCATTTCCTCAGTCTTTATTACTGGGGAGGGCTACAAATTTCCCAAAGGGACAAACAGTGGTCCCCTCAGGCTGTATCCTGGGAAATCTGGCTAAGGCCCTGATGTAAGTCAAATGTGGAGCCATAAGCTTGAAGCAAGCAGATCACGTACACCAGGCCCAACATTGAGGCAATGGCAACATTGAGGCAAccgttaattctccatctccaatACAAGGAGATAGTTGTAACATTTCTATTGGTTCTTTGTTCCTTCTCTTTTTGTTGGGAAAGGTATAAAAGGTTATATGAGGTGATTTGTTCTGTGCTTTTGTGGTAGGAGACTCCCAGAGCCCGTGCACATTAAAAAGAAAGCTTTCTGGTTATAAGGAACAGAGCGGCTGTTTGCTGTTTCAGTCCACCAGGGATAGCCCAGCTTGCCTCAAAGAACAAATTCTCAGAATACTATTTCTGGTTAAAGAGCGAGCAGAGGGAAGTTGTGGTAAAAGCTGCAGCTCCTAAAATTCCTCCTCCTACTTTTCTAGTAAAAGTATAGGTTCTCAGTTCTTCCTTGAACCTGTTCATTTTCTTGAGCATTCAGATCTCAAAAGgcattcagatttttaaaaatgttcaacaTCACCTCAATGTTAAACAAGTCCACTAGTTTATTTCTTATGATCAGAACATGTACTTTGGAACACTCCCCCTGATGACAATGCGCATGAGTTCTGTGCTAGATTCATATTTTTTCTAGTATACAAATTACTTCCAAGTCAGAAAGAAATGTTGCAGAGAGAACCCTGTTACAAAGGAATCTGGAAGAGCAGGAAGTTAAGACCTGGGATTACTCTGAAGTAGTTGTTGAGCTCTTTTGGAGTGGTGAGGAAGAGTTGTGGGCACCAGCACAAAACTGAGCGGTCATAAGATGTGGAGCTAGTCAAAAAATGGCTCTCATTGGGAGAGAGAAttgcaaaatggctgtcatggctGCAAAAGGATGGAAGATTCCCAAGTCAAGCATTGTCCTACATGGGGCAGCAATTCCCCAAATGCGTGTTCCCTGCAGATCCAAAGGTGATACCTCTTGAGGAGCATCTCCTGCTCCAGAGAGGTTGAGGAAAGTGAGGATTGGctcttttttggggggaagaaggaagtgggaacAAGGAAGTGGGCATCAGCAGATAACTGCTCTAGAGAGAATGATTTTATCTCTGCTTCCCCCTGCAGTGTGAataatatgttttattattgcTTAACCAAACTGCTAACAGCAGTGCTTGGTTTCTTGGTAGATGGGGCTTGGTCCAGATGGCATGTCTGTTCTTTGAGGATGCCAAACAGCAGAACACTCTGGGATCCTTCAGTCCCACGGGAAGGTCATGTTCATCCCCTGCATATTTTCCTGATATACACGGTCAAAATGTTCGCTTTGTGCCACAGTCAAATGGTTCTTCCAGTCCCCACAGATTCCTGGAACAACGCAAGAGGGGCCAGTCACCACAAAGGGAATTACAAGACATTAAAAATATGCCTCCTCGAGTACCTGCTGTTTCacacttttgcaaatcgttcctctagtcacaagcctgctctcaacgatctttgggggcaggcagctgcagctttctccctgggcatcttgctcctggggagctgctctggatttgcaaaagctactgctgcagccggctttctctggctcttcaggcagtgattctaacacagaggggaaggacactgggacttcagttcccaggaaaacttgcgaaaatgatcaagtgttctacacgtgaaaaaagtcacgtgtagcttggctctaagtgggtTTCCCCATTGGGGTATAAGAGTGCCAtctcctggccatttcaggacaTGAAAACAGCTTGGAGCAGAGGCTGAAGAAGCCTCCTCTCTATGCATCCTGTGGTCCCAATTCAAATCATGCACGGGAATGGAGAAAAACTCAACTTACACTTGACTGTTACATGGAGGGTGGGGAACCTTTACCCAACCTGTATAAATCGGCCCTCACTACTTGAAGTTTCAGCAAATATACACAAACAAGCACTAAAGATCCTTTTAGCTTTACATGTACCTTTTCTCAGGAGCTTCCCTTTCTTGTGGTCCATATACTTCTCTGAGAGTTCAGTAAAATTGGACATCTTGTTATCCTTCATCTTCTGAAAGGAGGCATTTTCTACCACAGAATCAATTTGCTGGCTATTGAGCTCCTTCCCGAGGAAGTGGCAGATCCTCTCCACACTGCCTCGTAGGTCCTGGAAATGAAAAATGTCGAAGCCAGAGGTTGATAATGTAAATGTCTTCATACTGGATTGCCCCATGGTGATCAGACCCTTAGCAAGAGAAACATGTGGGGCCATTTTGGAGGGTTCCTTTGCTGCCATATATGTGGGACTCTCTGCCACCATCTTGCAGATGGCCAAGAAGCCTCTATGAACCATCTGCCCACCATCTTGTCCCACTCAACCTCTCAGTCAGCACAGCGACCAGGAAACATCTAACAACCTAGCTAGAATTTCTGTGAGGCACCAAGTACTAAATTTGTTGCCACACAAAGATGAGGAAGCAGTTTCTTCCTTATAATGTGCCTCTCTGCACATTATATGAGGCGCTATGCTCACAGAGGTCCTTTTtatcttctaaaaaaaaaaacttgtggaAGACTTGGGATATTGTCTGAGGCACCCATCCCAAGAAACCAAAATTTTTGAAAACAAAAGTTGGCACTCCATAAGCTGAGGTAACTATATGTGAAGACAGCCCTGGAGTTAGAACCACACCTGCTGCAACTCTTCATAGGTGATGAAAAAGAAGTTGTCTCTGTCCTTCATTTGTATCCAGCCTTTCACGTGATCAAACCAGGAACCAAAAGGCACTGGAAATGAGAAATGGAAAGATCTCAAAAATGGATACAGATTAGAAAAGCTGGGGGAAGTGCAGAAATGGTCTTCCAAAACTATCATAAGGTAGGAGTGCTTGGCCTGTAGGGAAAGATGGAAACATTTGGGGTTTCTTAGGTTAGCTAAGGCGATGACATTATAGAACTCTACAAAATTATGTATGGTGTACAGAAAGGGGAGAGAGATAATCTGTTCTCCCTTGCCCCTACTACTAGAATTCAGGTTCATTCTATGAAACTTGTTAGCAAGTAGATTCAAGTCCAACAACAGGAAGTACTCCTTCACACAACAGGGAGTGGACTTGTGGAACatactgccacaagatgtggtggTGATGGTCAATGAGACTGATTTAGCGTGGGGACTAGACATATTTACAGAGAGTTAGGTCTATTGTTGGGGTCGAATGGGGCCTCTGGGTTCaggtcttttctgcatgggcaaTTTActctctctttttgagtgtttgCTCCTCAAGGATCAAATTCATTTTGGCCACCTACCTTTCCACACACCACTTTTAAACCTGGTGTGGGTGCCATCTTTTTTGGTTCTCAccaccatgaaataaagagggttATGTGATGAGGTGTGGACATCATCATTGGAATCACTGTCGGTGTCACTGGTGCAGAAGGGGGAGAAGGGTGGGAAAGAGGGCAGGAGGGGAAAACccaaaaggaaaattctgcacatTTGCGAATACGCACAGGCAGAAAAGTTGAAGAGAaaacaccacattgaaatctgaagggagaggtggtggtggtggtggagaaagcaattaagtcatagctgacttatagtgacccctggtggagttttcatggtaggaggctaacggaggtggtttggcattgcttgcctctgcaaccctggtctccgttgaaggtcttccatctaattattaaccaaggccaaccctgcttagcttctgagatctgacgagatcaagctcacctggttATCCAGGCAAAGGGAGAGTTAAGCATGCAAAATTCAGACAGGTGACAGATGCCACAATTCCCAGAATTCCCTGTGGGAAGCCATGACAAATCTATCTTACACTACAGTCTGTTAGTTGCTACACATCACAGCTGTTGGTTCTCTCTTCCAGTTCAAGGAAGGAACTAGGATACAGTGGAAAGAGGTCTGGGTCCACATGAATCCATTGGAAACGCAGCTCAAGTTTGCCATTTTTCATACCATTCCCAGTCAGGAACTCTTCCAGCAAGTCTTCCAAGGTTCCAGGGTCCTTCCATAATTTGAAGATCTTAGAGAAATGATAGTGTGAGACTAGCACGTCCTTGGGATTGCGCAAAGTATAGATCACCTGTGGGAGAGAAAAGGGCTGAATTCAGCAGGGCAGAATCCTGGCAGTCGCCATTAAGCCGTCTGTCTGAAATTCTTCAGAAGTTCTGGATATGTTACGGTATTCTGGAGTATAAAAGAGAAGCAAATCAAATGTAGGGCTGTAGCAAAAAGGGAGTTGTTCCAGAGGGTGCTTTTAGGAGGGTGACAAGGACTGTCATTTATGGCAATGGTTCTCAACTGCATACCACCAATGGGAAGCGGAAGCAGTTCAGGTGGGAGGCAGAGTTTTCATAACAATTATTAAGAATTTGCTCTCCCTTAATTCCCGTGTCCACCTGCATGTGTGACATACCACTTGTGACCTTTTGgccttttatatttattttcattttactgCATTATACCCCACCTGTCTCCTGCATGGGGAACCTAATTGGCTTACATTGTTCCCTTCTCCTCCATATTATCTacacaatagccctgtgaagtaggttaggcggaAAGTGTCTGATTGGCATAAAGACCCGCAGTAAGCTTTAGTGACACAGTGGGGATTCAACCAGGGTccaccagatcctagtctgacactctaaccactatgccacactggcatGTTGGCAGTAACAACAGAATGCCTTTTGAATTAGAACTGGTATTTGTGCAATGTAAAAAACATGTAATAACATATAGCTATAATAT
Proteins encoded in this window:
- the LOC129329419 gene encoding sulfotransferase 2B1-like, whose protein sequence is MSSAAYFTHKGISFPIKELTEESISYVENEFQVLDDDVFNVAYPKSGTNWMAEILGLIRYYGDPSWVRSLSLFQRTPWIETVHGLQVALKSPPPRLLSTHLQSQLFPKSFLRSKAKVIYTLRNPKDVLVSHYHFSKIFKLWKDPGTLEDLLEEFLTGNVPFGSWFDHVKGWIQMKDRDNFFFITYEELQQDLRGSVERICHFLGKELNSQQIDSVVENASFQKMKDNKMSNFTELSEKYMDHKKGKLLRKGICGDWKNHLTVAQSEHFDRVYQENMQGMNMTFPWD